The Raoultibacter phocaeensis genome includes a window with the following:
- a CDS encoding DUF917 domain-containing protein: MRELGVQEIEDIALGAALLGAGGGGDPYIGKLTAIGAVKECGPVKMIGIDEVPDGAFIMPAASMGAPSILAEKGVGANEFAQLFDMISRFYGKEIYATMPIEAGGVNSMLPIAAAARLGIPMVDVDGMGRAFPELQMVTFTIGGASATPMAWIDEKGNKGILSTITNKWTENIARSVTTECGGTLTISLFCMDAETLRKYGVHGIVTRSEEIGRAIRLAKDNAGDKTPEEYFLDFVGGHRLFKGKIADVLREVRGSFNFGKVVLEGIGDCKGSEAYVEFQNENLCAVVDNEILATTPDLICLVDTETFRPVPTDALKYGKRVLVVGLECFHLWRTQAGLDLVGPRYFGIDTDYIPVEERAYAKGGRHV, encoded by the coding sequence ATGAGAGAGTTGGGCGTACAGGAAATCGAGGACATCGCCTTAGGCGCGGCGCTTTTGGGCGCGGGGGGCGGAGGCGATCCGTATATCGGCAAGCTCACTGCCATCGGCGCGGTGAAGGAGTGCGGACCGGTCAAGATGATCGGCATCGACGAGGTGCCCGACGGGGCTTTCATCATGCCCGCAGCTTCCATGGGGGCTCCTTCGATTCTCGCGGAGAAAGGCGTGGGAGCTAACGAGTTCGCGCAGCTCTTCGATATGATCTCGCGGTTCTACGGCAAGGAGATTTACGCCACGATGCCCATCGAGGCGGGCGGTGTGAACTCGATGCTGCCGATCGCCGCAGCGGCGCGCTTGGGCATTCCGATGGTCGATGTGGACGGCATGGGCCGTGCGTTTCCCGAACTGCAGATGGTCACGTTCACGATCGGCGGTGCATCGGCTACCCCGATGGCCTGGATCGACGAAAAGGGAAACAAGGGCATACTGTCCACCATCACGAACAAGTGGACCGAGAACATCGCCCGTTCGGTGACTACCGAGTGCGGCGGCACGCTGACCATCTCGCTGTTCTGCATGGATGCAGAGACGCTGCGGAAATACGGCGTTCACGGCATCGTAACCCGTTCCGAGGAGATCGGGCGCGCCATCCGTCTTGCGAAGGACAACGCGGGTGATAAGACGCCCGAGGAGTACTTCCTCGATTTCGTGGGCGGGCACCGTCTGTTTAAGGGAAAGATCGCCGACGTGCTGCGCGAGGTGCGCGGCTCGTTCAACTTCGGCAAGGTCGTGCTCGAGGGCATCGGCGACTGCAAGGGCAGCGAGGCGTATGTGGAGTTCCAAAACGAGAACCTCTGCGCCGTCGTGGATAATGAGATCCTCGCAACCACGCCCGACCTCATCTGCCTCGTCGACACCGAGACGTTCCGGCCCGTTCCCACCGATGCGCTCAAATACGGCAAGCGTGTGCTCGTCGTGGGGCTCGAGTGCTTCCACCTGTGGCGCACGCAGGCGGGTCTCGATCTGGTGGGACCGCGCTATTTCGGCATCGACACCGACTACATTCCCGTGGAAGAGCGCGCGTACGCGAAAGGGGGCCGTCATGTATAA
- a CDS encoding hydantoinase/oxoprolinase N-terminal domain-containing protein, whose product MYKLGIDVGGTNTDAVLIDEDLSVVAAVKYPTSKDITAGIMGAMDAVLEESGIDRAQIKQAMLGTTQCTNAIVERKGLAPIAVLRIGAPATVGIPPMVDWADDIRAVSVAETIIEGGFEYDGKRLAAFDEAACRAFFEGVKGKVEAVAISCVFSTVRNDDELRAAEIATEVFGDAVHVSISSEIGSMGLIERENATILNAALYDVAKRFTEGFAQSLADKGVVNADVYLSQNDGTLMTMEYARRYPIFTIACGPTNSIRGASYLSRMDDAIVIDVGGTTTDLGVLAHGFPRESGVAVTIGGVRTNFRMPDVVSIGLGGGSIVREYEDGSVSVGPDSVGYEITSKALVFGGDTCTATDIAVRLGMAEVGDAALVAGISKDLAKRAMAAIRELVEEGIDVMKVTSDDIDVVLVGGGSIVLPTDLAGTAKVMKPEHSGCANAIGSAISKVSGTYEALVDYDEVPRDEALERARKAAIEEAVAAGAVRDTVEIIDIEDVPLAYYPGHTNRVKAKAAGDLGK is encoded by the coding sequence ATGTATAAACTCGGTATCGACGTAGGCGGCACGAACACCGACGCCGTTCTGATCGACGAGGATCTTTCCGTCGTCGCGGCGGTGAAGTATCCCACATCGAAGGACATCACTGCCGGCATCATGGGCGCTATGGATGCGGTGCTCGAGGAAAGCGGCATCGACCGTGCCCAGATCAAACAGGCCATGCTCGGCACGACGCAGTGCACGAACGCCATCGTGGAGCGCAAGGGCCTCGCTCCCATCGCAGTGCTGCGCATCGGCGCGCCTGCCACGGTGGGCATTCCCCCTATGGTCGATTGGGCCGATGACATCCGTGCGGTGAGCGTAGCCGAAACCATCATCGAGGGCGGGTTCGAGTACGACGGCAAGCGTTTGGCGGCATTCGACGAAGCGGCGTGCCGTGCGTTCTTCGAAGGCGTCAAGGGCAAGGTGGAAGCCGTTGCGATTTCGTGCGTGTTCTCGACCGTGCGCAACGACGACGAATTGCGGGCTGCCGAGATCGCCACTGAGGTGTTCGGAGATGCGGTGCACGTGTCGATTTCGAGTGAAATTGGCTCGATGGGCCTGATCGAGCGCGAGAACGCAACCATATTGAATGCGGCGCTCTACGATGTGGCCAAGCGGTTTACGGAAGGGTTCGCGCAAAGCCTCGCCGACAAGGGCGTTGTGAACGCCGACGTGTACCTGTCGCAGAACGACGGCACGCTTATGACTATGGAGTACGCGCGCCGCTATCCGATCTTCACGATCGCCTGCGGCCCCACGAATTCCATCCGCGGGGCGAGCTACCTTTCCCGCATGGACGATGCGATCGTCATTGACGTAGGCGGCACGACGACCGACCTCGGCGTACTCGCGCACGGTTTCCCGCGTGAGAGCGGGGTTGCGGTGACCATCGGCGGTGTGCGCACGAACTTCCGCATGCCCGACGTCGTGTCCATCGGCCTCGGCGGCGGCTCGATCGTGCGCGAGTACGAGGACGGCTCGGTGAGCGTCGGCCCCGATTCGGTGGGTTATGAGATCACGAGTAAAGCGCTCGTGTTCGGCGGCGACACCTGCACGGCGACCGACATCGCGGTGCGCCTCGGCATGGCCGAGGTGGGGGATGCGGCGCTCGTCGCGGGCATCTCCAAGGATCTGGCAAAGCGTGCGATGGCGGCTATTCGCGAGCTGGTGGAAGAGGGCATCGACGTCATGAAGGTGACGAGCGACGATATCGACGTCGTGTTGGTGGGCGGCGGTTCGATCGTGCTGCCGACCGATCTGGCCGGTACGGCGAAGGTGATGAAGCCCGAACATTCCGGATGCGCGAACGCCATCGGCTCGGCCATCTCGAAGGTGAGCGGCACCTACGAAGCCCTTGTCGATTACGACGAGGTTCCGCGTGACGAAGCGCTCGAGCGCGCACGCAAGGCCGCCATCGAAGAGGCGGTTGCGGCGGGAGCTGTGCGCGACACGGTGGAGATCATCGACATCGAGGACGTGCCGCTTGCGTACTATCCGGGACACACGAACCGTGTGAAGGCGAAAGCTGCGGGGGATTTGGGAAAGTAA
- a CDS encoding type II toxin-antitoxin system RelB/DinJ family antitoxin — translation MATTKLVSNVDEDVKERAARLYESLGMTLSGAVNVFLRQSIREGGMPFRPTTVPGGGVAKAMPMDSDGYPVLGIDWDDPCIRYPKIQNGVVMLPSERDDGE, via the coding sequence ATGGCTACTACGAAGCTTGTCTCTAATGTCGATGAAGACGTCAAAGAACGTGCAGCTCGCCTCTACGAATCTCTCGGTATGACCTTGAGCGGGGCCGTCAATGTGTTTCTTCGGCAATCCATACGTGAGGGGGGTATGCCGTTTCGTCCCACAACCGTTCCTGGCGGGGGAGTTGCAAAAGCAATGCCTATGGATTCTGACGGCTATCCAGTGCTCGGTATCGACTGGGATGATCCCTGCATTCGCTACCCTAAAATTCAAAACGGGGTCGTGATGCTCCCTTCCGAGCGGGATGACGGTGAGTAA
- a CDS encoding type II toxin-antitoxin system PemK/MazF family toxin translates to MAFEVWWVPFAFLDRPDHVKNRPAIILDWQEELRLALVTKVTSNVERVESGYVLLRDWQEAGLEKPSAARCSQVLAIPQSVFLDDDPVGRLSHFDAFRIAEAIAWLHPGLL, encoded by the coding sequence ATGGCTTTCGAGGTGTGGTGGGTTCCGTTTGCCTTTCTCGATCGCCCGGATCACGTAAAGAATCGTCCGGCGATCATTCTCGATTGGCAAGAGGAACTGCGCCTTGCGCTCGTAACGAAAGTTACGAGCAATGTTGAGCGCGTTGAAAGCGGCTACGTATTGCTGCGCGATTGGCAGGAGGCGGGGTTGGAAAAGCCTTCCGCAGCTCGTTGCTCGCAGGTGCTGGCTATCCCTCAGAGCGTTTTTCTCGATGACGACCCCGTAGGTCGCCTCTCGCATTTCGATGCGTTCCGCATCGCCGAAGCAATCGCGTGGCTGCATCCGGGACTGCTATAG
- a CDS encoding GntR family transcriptional regulator, with amino-acid sequence MVSLIKMERIKSGDILPTVRELAAQLGVNYNTIHKVYQDLEADGLICSSRGKRSFVADVNTNALQLPESPVDLVIDQLVRVAEEAGVTKQDVLIRVEERFSEQADS; translated from the coding sequence ATGGTATCTCTCATCAAGATGGAGCGCATCAAATCGGGCGATATTCTTCCGACCGTTCGTGAATTAGCTGCTCAGCTAGGAGTTAATTACAATACGATCCACAAGGTCTATCAGGATCTCGAGGCAGACGGACTCATTTGCTCGAGCAGGGGGAAGCGGTCGTTCGTGGCCGATGTGAACACCAACGCTTTGCAGCTCCCTGAATCTCCGGTCGATCTGGTGATCGATCAGCTGGTACGGGTTGCCGAAGAAGCAGGCGTTACCAAGCAGGATGTGCTGATCAGGGTCGAAGAGCGTTTTTCAGAACAAGCGGATAGCTAG
- a CDS encoding slipin family protein has translation MARTIPDEPEFNAEPEITDEDGMFEDTATSRFGAVLLRWLLAVGVAVLFFAAAWYFASIPLVVLGIAAGIVLFSCAHVVLEWERTVVLRFGKFNRVAGPGLIFMIPFVEYSAATVDLRMRSTAFKAEHVLTSDLVPVDVDAVLFWMVWDAGKACSEMRNYERLVFWIAQTTLRDVMGGVGIAQMGVRRTQIDKEIADILERKTSEWGITIVSVEIRDIEIPEELQESLSAEARAEREYNARIILAEVEKEVSEMFVDAARTYKEEDAALQLRAMSFVSESVKDKGGLVVIPSALSEAFEGLEKITKR, from the coding sequence ATGGCGAGAACCATACCTGACGAACCCGAATTCAATGCCGAGCCCGAGATTACCGACGAAGATGGCATGTTCGAGGACACGGCGACGAGCCGCTTTGGCGCGGTGCTCCTCCGGTGGCTTCTCGCGGTAGGCGTTGCGGTGCTGTTCTTCGCTGCGGCGTGGTACTTCGCTTCGATTCCGCTTGTCGTGCTCGGTATTGCGGCAGGCATCGTTTTGTTCAGCTGCGCTCATGTCGTGCTCGAGTGGGAGCGGACTGTCGTGCTCAGGTTCGGCAAATTCAACCGCGTAGCAGGTCCCGGACTCATCTTCATGATCCCCTTCGTTGAGTATTCTGCTGCGACGGTTGATTTGCGTATGAGGTCGACTGCGTTCAAGGCCGAGCACGTGCTCACTTCCGACCTCGTGCCGGTCGATGTCGATGCGGTGCTGTTTTGGATGGTGTGGGATGCGGGCAAGGCATGTTCGGAGATGCGCAATTACGAACGGCTTGTGTTCTGGATAGCTCAGACAACGCTGCGCGACGTCATGGGTGGCGTCGGTATCGCGCAGATGGGCGTGCGCCGCACACAGATCGACAAGGAGATCGCCGACATTCTCGAACGGAAAACAAGCGAATGGGGGATAACTATCGTCTCGGTGGAGATTAGGGATATCGAAATTCCCGAAGAGTTGCAGGAATCGCTCTCGGCCGAAGCGCGGGCGGAGCGGGAATACAATGCGCGCATCATTCTCGCCGAGGTCGAGAAGGAAGTGTCCGAAATGTTTGTGGATGCCGCCCGAACGTACAAGGAAGAGGATGCTGCCTTGCAGCTGCGCGCCATGAGTTTCGTGTCTGAAAGCGTGAAGGACAAAGGGGGGCTCGTAGTGATCCCAAGCGCCCTATCCGAAGCGTTCGAGGGTTTGGAAAAGATCACGAAACGCTAG
- a CDS encoding molybdopterin-dependent oxidoreductase, protein MEGMKHFIANRKIQLSTVAIALALFAMVGCSHAATVNEEAAETPETGAATVDYAAEGRYKDNVAEFPSGINQNLDAENAEKNVPFSYVDRNGFTVQPVPSDDKGWNISYLNADDRGCTSCHTLEDALMMMDTYHGTIFSGYPTEITVSTCFACHIWANPLRTSIHGTHLGNDLFENRGGTCDSCHYVDENGDFTRWDYEKYNLYQGITDVAASEADLSVTYDQDTVTELDDVFYKSIKQYGDFYPSNWRTDDSFMDPELFDNWVFTVGGEVENPISMTLPELVEKFGTETSVMKQQCTINGAGNAVITQNEVTGVPMQAIIDYVKPKNGVNAVEFLTEDPYPNVGKTYNIPFTAMTENDSLLVIEMNGETLPNTQGYPCSVWTAGGSAAGGVFKVSTGVNFIETTEDLTASGYFLGGFEDAGLDGAPADKPNSAVLNYPSGVVLEGAAGTELTLEGFADAFDEPIQKVEFSWDHGQTWTTLETPNNDPQYWTYWRMKFTPPSEGAYLLDIRTTSIQPDGAERVNGINTQFLLNVK, encoded by the coding sequence ATGGAAGGGATGAAGCACTTCATCGCGAATCGAAAGATTCAGCTATCCACGGTGGCGATCGCTCTCGCTCTTTTCGCCATGGTAGGCTGCTCTCATGCGGCTACGGTGAACGAGGAGGCTGCCGAGACACCTGAGACGGGAGCGGCGACGGTTGACTACGCCGCCGAGGGAAGATACAAGGACAACGTCGCGGAGTTTCCGAGCGGCATCAATCAGAACCTCGATGCGGAGAATGCAGAGAAGAACGTACCGTTCAGCTACGTCGACCGCAACGGCTTTACGGTTCAGCCTGTTCCGAGCGACGATAAGGGCTGGAACATCAGCTACCTGAACGCCGACGACCGCGGGTGTACCTCGTGCCATACGCTTGAGGATGCGCTCATGATGATGGATACGTACCATGGAACCATTTTCAGCGGTTATCCGACGGAGATAACGGTATCCACCTGCTTCGCATGTCACATCTGGGCGAATCCGCTGCGTACGAGCATCCATGGGACGCACTTGGGCAACGACTTATTCGAGAACAGGGGCGGTACCTGCGATTCGTGCCACTATGTTGACGAGAACGGCGATTTCACACGCTGGGATTACGAAAAGTACAACCTGTACCAAGGTATCACCGATGTTGCGGCAAGCGAGGCCGACCTTTCGGTGACCTACGATCAGGATACCGTAACCGAACTCGACGACGTGTTCTACAAGAGCATCAAGCAGTACGGCGATTTCTATCCGAGCAACTGGCGCACCGACGACAGCTTCATGGATCCCGAGCTGTTCGACAACTGGGTGTTCACGGTCGGCGGCGAGGTCGAGAACCCGATCTCGATGACGCTTCCCGAGCTCGTCGAGAAGTTCGGAACCGAAACCTCCGTCATGAAGCAGCAGTGCACGATCAACGGTGCGGGCAATGCCGTCATCACGCAGAACGAAGTAACAGGCGTGCCCATGCAGGCCATCATCGACTACGTCAAACCCAAGAACGGTGTAAACGCCGTCGAGTTCTTGACCGAGGATCCGTATCCCAATGTCGGCAAAACCTACAACATCCCCTTCACGGCGATGACCGAGAACGATTCGCTGCTTGTCATCGAAATGAACGGTGAAACGCTGCCGAACACCCAGGGTTATCCGTGCTCCGTTTGGACTGCGGGCGGATCGGCTGCAGGCGGCGTGTTCAAGGTGAGCACGGGCGTCAATTTCATCGAGACGACCGAAGACCTCACCGCATCGGGCTACTTCCTCGGCGGATTCGAAGATGCGGGTCTCGACGGCGCTCCTGCCGATAAACCTAACAGCGCGGTGCTCAACTACCCCTCAGGCGTTGTGCTCGAAGGAGCGGCTGGCACCGAGCTTACCCTGGAAGGCTTTGCCGATGCATTCGACGAGCCTATCCAGAAGGTCGAGTTCTCCTGGGATCACGGCCAAACGTGGACGACGCTTGAGACTCCGAACAATGATCCTCAGTACTGGACGTATTGGCGTATGAAGTTCACGCCGCCGAGCGAGGGTGCCTATCTGCTCGACATCCGTACGACGAGCATCCAGCCTGACGGAGCAGAGCGCGTGAACGGCATCAATACCCAGTTCTTGCTGAACGTGAAATAG
- a CDS encoding molybdopterin-dependent oxidoreductase, which yields MANKKQIAVSAVAATSMLLAGAAPALAATPNDAAIDQAQNVDASIEQSGESSSAYTAADAAEGRFAWDQTTITPNSVIRDVFRTATNALCNATTDFAEVNPLQWKLSVSGDVDNAFTATVDELAQEQAVQKTMTCSCGGNPSDGKAIITADVKGIPVSYLVGRAGAHADVNTIAFISSDGTEVSMPLAYVVGRHSVISFEINGEDLSASVGGNNQLWMAGASANYFVRDITEIRVTTEEVVPPNPGENREYPNSPNVGLLSASVG from the coding sequence ATGGCAAACAAAAAACAGATAGCCGTCAGTGCGGTAGCAGCGACTTCGATGTTGCTCGCTGGTGCGGCTCCCGCCTTGGCGGCCACCCCGAACGATGCAGCAATCGACCAGGCGCAAAACGTTGATGCATCCATTGAGCAATCGGGTGAAAGTTCGAGCGCGTATACTGCTGCGGATGCTGCGGAGGGTCGGTTCGCGTGGGATCAGACGACCATCACGCCGAATTCCGTCATCCGCGATGTGTTTCGCACGGCGACGAATGCACTGTGCAACGCAACGACCGACTTCGCGGAGGTCAACCCCTTGCAGTGGAAGCTCTCGGTCTCCGGTGATGTCGACAACGCCTTTACGGCTACCGTCGACGAACTCGCTCAGGAGCAGGCAGTTCAGAAAACAATGACGTGCTCGTGCGGCGGTAACCCCTCCGATGGCAAAGCTATCATCACGGCCGACGTCAAGGGCATTCCAGTTTCTTATCTCGTAGGCCGCGCCGGTGCCCATGCCGACGTGAACACGATCGCTTTCATATCATCGGATGGCACGGAGGTTTCGATGCCGCTCGCGTACGTGGTGGGCCGTCACAGCGTGATTTCATTCGAGATCAACGGCGAGGACCTGTCGGCTTCGGTTGGCGGAAACAACCAGCTATGGATGGCCGGTGCTTCTGCGAACTACTTTGTGCGCGATATCACCGAGATTCGTGTTACGACCGAAGAGGTGGTTCCGCCGAATCCTGGCGAGAACAGGGAATATCCCAACAGTCCCAACGTTGGTTTGCTCTCAGCCTCGGTCGGATAG
- a CDS encoding Ig-like domain-containing protein, with product MIAPVQGKVGQPVTFEGYADDYGNHIVALEFSLDGGKTWAVQDTSDSNPDLMIHWTYTYTPEEEGTYQLKVRSVTEDGRRTPLAAVADLYVEA from the coding sequence ATGATCGCCCCCGTCCAAGGTAAAGTCGGCCAACCTGTCACCTTCGAAGGTTATGCCGATGACTACGGCAACCATATCGTCGCTCTCGAGTTCTCTCTTGACGGCGGTAAAACCTGGGCCGTGCAAGACACGAGCGATTCGAACCCCGATCTCATGATCCACTGGACGTACACCTACACACCCGAAGAAGAGGGAACGTATCAGCTCAAGGTTCGCTCCGTCACCGAAGATGGGCGGAGAACCCCTTTAGCAGCCGTCGCCGATCTCTACGTAGAGGCATAA
- a CDS encoding 4Fe-4S dicluster domain-containing protein, which produces MQDDTSIPRRTLLQGAAVLGVSALAGGALALPHDQALAQDGKGSAAVQSGDQYGFLVRTSNCVDCQECVQACRRANNTPENVPARRTVTQYTTASSQTVYVSTGCMHCAEPACATVCPARAITKGDGGVVSVDPDRCIGCKYCYQACPFSVPHYTSVGMDKCDCCLSAGVALGEKPYCVRACKFRALHYGTLEELMAGSGGRAKQIDSPTGPSYLLQ; this is translated from the coding sequence ATGCAAGACGATACGAGTATTCCGCGGCGTACCCTTTTGCAGGGTGCTGCCGTGCTTGGCGTGTCGGCTCTCGCGGGCGGCGCGTTGGCCTTGCCGCATGATCAGGCTTTGGCGCAAGACGGGAAAGGCTCTGCTGCGGTTCAAAGCGGCGACCAGTACGGTTTTCTGGTCCGCACGTCGAACTGTGTCGATTGCCAAGAGTGCGTGCAGGCATGCCGCCGTGCTAACAACACGCCCGAAAACGTACCAGCGCGCCGAACGGTAACGCAGTATACGACCGCTTCGAGCCAGACCGTGTACGTTTCCACCGGATGCATGCACTGTGCAGAGCCCGCGTGTGCGACAGTGTGCCCTGCCCGCGCGATAACCAAGGGCGACGGCGGCGTCGTATCGGTCGATCCCGATCGCTGCATCGGATGCAAGTACTGCTACCAGGCGTGTCCTTTCAGCGTCCCTCATTATACGTCCGTAGGTATGGACAAATGCGATTGCTGCCTTTCTGCGGGCGTCGCGTTAGGTGAGAAGCCCTATTGCGTGAGGGCATGCAAATTCCGTGCACTGCACTACGGCACGCTCGAGGAGCTTATGGCTGGATCGGGCGGAAGAGCAAAGCAGATCGATTCGCCCACGGGCCCTTCGTATTTGCTGCAATAG
- the nrfD gene encoding NrfD/PsrC family molybdoenzyme membrane anchor subunit, whose product MAELQSVWGWQPALYLFLGGMGAGAFVTAAVLYFYDRKNNEKTICIAAWAATISLVVGLLLLLSELTNPLRGMLLWQSFSNGSSWMTFGAWAVFAAVIVFGLMALLTTGKFVAVLTKKWKKASKRLKTARTVLAVLGIVLGLVVAVYTGVLLMSAPGVPLWNTLLLPCLFTVSALDTGVALVEIIAVALGRKRAGTPQSHKAHTLLKRCVIVLVVAELVVLFVLLNTMLAGGAASAAVAAAGSASAELLIGGALAPYFWGLVVACGLALPLIAAVVGLAMRSKSSDSLAVVGAAGALLGGCALRFLILMAGLHADVVANAVATLVQ is encoded by the coding sequence ATGGCTGAATTGCAATCGGTTTGGGGGTGGCAGCCAGCCCTGTATTTGTTTCTGGGAGGCATGGGCGCAGGCGCGTTCGTGACGGCTGCCGTGCTGTATTTCTACGATCGAAAGAACAACGAGAAAACGATTTGCATAGCAGCGTGGGCGGCAACTATCAGTTTGGTCGTCGGGTTGCTGCTGCTTTTGTCCGAGTTGACGAATCCGCTGCGCGGCATGCTTTTATGGCAGAGCTTCAGCAACGGATCGTCGTGGATGACATTCGGCGCGTGGGCGGTGTTTGCGGCCGTTATCGTGTTCGGGCTCATGGCTCTGCTGACAACGGGTAAATTTGTAGCGGTGCTCACCAAAAAATGGAAGAAGGCTTCGAAAAGGCTGAAAACAGCGCGCACCGTCCTTGCGGTTTTGGGTATCGTGCTGGGTCTTGTCGTGGCGGTGTACACAGGCGTGCTTCTCATGTCGGCGCCGGGGGTACCTTTGTGGAATACGCTTCTGCTGCCCTGTCTGTTTACGGTTTCGGCACTCGATACGGGCGTTGCGCTCGTCGAAATCATCGCTGTTGCGCTCGGCCGCAAGCGTGCGGGAACCCCTCAATCGCATAAAGCCCATACACTGCTTAAGCGGTGCGTGATCGTTTTGGTGGTTGCTGAGCTCGTTGTGCTGTTCGTGCTTTTGAACACCATGCTCGCCGGTGGTGCCGCAAGCGCTGCGGTTGCGGCTGCAGGCAGTGCATCGGCCGAACTGCTCATCGGGGGAGCGCTTGCCCCGTACTTCTGGGGGCTTGTGGTGGCATGCGGATTGGCGCTTCCTTTGATTGCGGCTGTCGTCGGTTTGGCGATGCGTTCGAAAAGCTCCGATAGCCTTGCCGTTGTCGGTGCGGCTGGTGCCCTTCTGGGCGGGTGCGCCTTGCGGTTTTTGATTCTTATGGCAGGATTGCATGCGGATGTGGTGGCAAACGCGGTGGCGACGCTGGTGCAGTAG
- a CDS encoding twin-arginine translocation signal domain-containing protein yields the protein MEQPTTSRRTFLKVSAAVGLGGLGTAVLGSCTSGQSEPSRPAALEEISWDGAFDVVVVGFGAAGAAAAISAAESGASVLVTDKAPEGSEGGNSRYSSQLFVSAEDKDEAVAYHQALCSGYSVPEDVVDVYAEGLCALRDTLIGWGLDPSELLDVTDVTDEDISVIAANRERT from the coding sequence ATGGAACAGCCGACGACTTCGCGCAGAACGTTTCTCAAGGTGAGTGCAGCAGTCGGATTGGGGGGTCTGGGCACCGCGGTGTTGGGATCGTGCACATCGGGTCAATCGGAGCCTTCGAGACCGGCTGCACTGGAAGAGATATCCTGGGACGGCGCCTTCGACGTCGTCGTGGTCGGCTTCGGCGCGGCCGGGGCCGCTGCGGCCATTTCGGCTGCGGAAAGCGGTGCGAGCGTCCTTGTCACCGACAAAGCGCCCGAAGGCAGCGAAGGCGGGAACAGCAGGTACAGTTCCCAGCTCTTCGTTTCGGCAGAGGATAAGGATGAGGCCGTTGCGTATCATCAGGCGCTCTGCAGCGGGTACTCGGTGCCCGAAGACGTTGTGGATGTGTATGCCGAGGGCTTGTGCGCTCTACGGGATACGCTTATCGGATGGGGCCTCGACCCATCCGAGCTGCTCGACGTGACCGACGTGACCGACGAAGACATCAGCGTGATCGCGGCGAACCGCGAGCGCACGTAA